Proteins encoded together in one Microbacterium sp. zg-Y625 window:
- a CDS encoding alpha/beta hydrolase yields the protein MAAVGIMTMLISACTADATAEPDATAPGALDQFYGQDVEFGGCEDFAQTEAASQFFAQETLECTHLAVPMDYSSPSEERMQIGVLRVPAQGSPEERIGSLIINPGGPGESGMLIAAALSLRLAGSPVLQRFDLVGVDPRGVGASTPSIRCFTDAERDAGAAKTTLVGASGAWTAEDTAALVDRCAQASGGEKVLAAVGTRDAARDLDVVRAVLGDEKLTFFGMSYGTRLGAIYAEQFPDKVRAMVLDGGVDPRADGAGQRMATLSGLQRSFEQLAAYCADTPDCPLGTDPGQATGVFQQLVQPLADEPVPAGDGRTADFDQVIGGVGASLYTQEGWDAAIAGIAQLKNEGRADQLLALNDLYTGRGTDGVWSTLLDANFAINCMDEERRTPEAEEVLRAQVARTSPWLDSGEDFVGSTRHACEAWPADPTLGFPYAQDISGLPDTLVISITGDPSTPHEGGISLAESLGAALLTVEGERHTIALQGISPCVDQAVADYLIDLALPPADARCTL from the coding sequence GATCATGACGATGCTGATCAGCGCATGCACGGCCGACGCGACTGCCGAGCCGGACGCAACCGCACCGGGTGCCCTGGATCAGTTCTACGGGCAGGACGTCGAGTTCGGCGGCTGCGAGGATTTCGCACAGACAGAGGCCGCTTCGCAGTTCTTCGCGCAGGAGACCCTCGAGTGCACTCACCTCGCCGTGCCGATGGACTATTCCTCCCCGTCTGAGGAACGCATGCAGATCGGCGTGCTGCGGGTTCCCGCACAGGGAAGCCCCGAGGAACGGATCGGGTCGCTCATCATCAACCCGGGCGGGCCCGGGGAATCGGGGATGCTCATTGCGGCCGCCCTCAGCCTCAGGCTCGCGGGATCTCCGGTGCTGCAGCGGTTCGATCTGGTCGGCGTCGACCCCCGAGGCGTGGGCGCCTCCACGCCGTCGATCCGGTGCTTCACCGATGCCGAACGCGACGCCGGCGCGGCCAAGACGACCCTGGTCGGAGCGTCCGGCGCGTGGACGGCGGAAGACACCGCCGCTCTCGTCGACAGGTGCGCGCAAGCGTCCGGAGGAGAGAAGGTCCTGGCCGCCGTAGGCACGCGGGATGCCGCCCGCGATCTCGATGTGGTGCGCGCCGTGCTCGGCGACGAAAAGCTCACCTTCTTCGGCATGAGCTATGGAACCCGCCTGGGTGCCATCTATGCCGAGCAGTTTCCGGACAAGGTCCGCGCCATGGTGCTCGACGGCGGTGTCGATCCGCGTGCGGACGGCGCTGGCCAGCGGATGGCGACCCTGTCCGGGTTGCAGCGATCCTTCGAGCAGCTTGCCGCCTACTGCGCGGACACTCCCGATTGTCCGCTCGGCACGGACCCGGGCCAGGCCACGGGCGTGTTCCAGCAGCTGGTCCAGCCCCTTGCGGATGAGCCCGTGCCGGCGGGCGACGGCCGAACGGCCGACTTCGATCAGGTCATCGGCGGAGTCGGCGCCAGCCTCTACACCCAAGAGGGCTGGGACGCAGCCATCGCGGGCATCGCGCAGTTGAAGAACGAAGGCCGCGCGGATCAGCTGCTCGCCCTCAACGATCTGTACACCGGTCGCGGGACCGACGGGGTCTGGTCGACCTTGCTCGACGCGAACTTCGCGATCAACTGCATGGACGAGGAGCGTCGCACCCCGGAGGCGGAGGAGGTGCTGCGTGCTCAGGTCGCTCGGACCAGTCCGTGGCTGGACTCCGGCGAGGATTTCGTCGGCAGCACACGCCACGCATGCGAGGCCTGGCCCGCCGATCCCACCCTCGGATTCCCCTACGCCCAGGACATCTCGGGGCTGCCCGACACGCTTGTCATCTCCATCACCGGGGACCCCAGCACTCCGCACGAAGGTGGCATCAGCCTCGCCGAGTCTCTGGGGGCGGCTCTGCTGACCGTCGAAGGCGAACGGCACACGATCGCACTGCAG